The Allochromatium tepidum genome has a window encoding:
- a CDS encoding FkbM family methyltransferase produces MPASQSFLKQQNLSDSLKRIAIVLVCVIQGSATHNVIKKNLLREGFFKIIPWSQKAFSPDAMKELKCIEPKLEDYRELILSCAEIFEDDLSRKIYSNVMTACILRKFDGLTFIDSEEQYFPLDIEMTKGYRSFMDCGAFCGDTLENLVKKNLTPKIYIAFEPDWRNFLKITQLIEKFNIDKALLFPCALSRNTMPLRFTLDQVHSGAGSSIDPNGEYLVQCVAIDECLKGIEPTFIKIDIEGNEIEALIGAKKTIVHYRPDIAVAIYHYADHYFKIPNLLHRWNLGYRFHIRTYDYFGNETILYATCPSH; encoded by the coding sequence ATGCCGGCATCCCAATCTTTTTTAAAACAGCAAAATTTATCAGATTCACTGAAACGCATAGCTATAGTTTTAGTCTGCGTAATTCAAGGCAGTGCAACACATAATGTCATCAAAAAAAATCTTTTGCGTGAAGGGTTCTTTAAAATTATTCCTTGGTCACAAAAAGCTTTTTCCCCAGACGCGATGAAGGAATTAAAATGCATTGAGCCGAAATTAGAAGATTATCGAGAATTAATTTTATCTTGCGCTGAAATATTTGAAGACGATTTGAGTCGTAAAATTTATTCAAATGTAATGACGGCTTGCATTTTAAGGAAGTTTGACGGGCTTACTTTTATTGATTCTGAAGAACAGTATTTCCCTTTAGACATTGAAATGACGAAAGGCTATCGATCCTTCATGGATTGCGGGGCTTTTTGTGGTGATACACTTGAAAATCTTGTTAAAAAAAATCTCACCCCCAAGATTTATATTGCATTTGAGCCAGACTGGCGAAACTTCTTAAAAATTACGCAACTGATTGAGAAATTTAATATCGATAAAGCGTTATTATTTCCTTGCGCATTATCGCGTAACACTATGCCGCTTCGCTTTACGCTTGATCAAGTGCATAGCGGTGCCGGCAGTTCAATTGATCCTAACGGTGAGTATTTAGTGCAATGCGTCGCCATTGATGAATGCCTAAAAGGAATCGAACCAACTTTTATTAAAATCGATATTGAGGGCAACGAAATCGAAGCATTGATTGGCGCAAAAAAAACTATTGTGCACTATCGTCCGGATATTGCTGTGGCTATCTATCATTACGCCGATCATTATTTTAAGATACCCAATTTATTACATCGCTGGAATCTCGGATATCGATTTCATATACGCACCTATGATTATTTTGGAAACGAAACAATTCTTTATGCAACCTGCCCTTCACACTAA
- a CDS encoding radical SAM protein, protein MNIHALAAMSRNRPVYCWGAGRYGVMAMDALRRHGVGITGFIDKTIRSSRDDTNKILAPEAIGSPADGFVVVTSMFFEHEIESTLLAKGYKNERDYVLYSDLKRWSFEIDVSGVCQLKCPTCPNGNFTGHKLSQTMMSFALYRQILDKLITEVDFLPDVQLYSWGEPLLNPSLPDIVAYSADQGVAVGISSNLNDIRHLERTVQAKPDWFRVSLSGTGNQYSLTHRGGNWDKVASNMEQLARLRDLYHPEMIIEVNYHFYRNNEKNLDEIAAICERNGFLLKPNAAYIDPLDTLIDYAEGKPLPDSMLEIAQSLILDIDAVIQDCRLSPSDSCVRENTIVIHSDGTIRQCPHVFGNQYKLEKKIFESSIFDIEQIFSKRDLCARCKSLGMNNFYTHFLSCTNQKTQSFSLA, encoded by the coding sequence ATGAATATTCATGCGTTGGCGGCCATGTCGCGGAATCGCCCCGTTTACTGCTGGGGCGCGGGTCGCTATGGTGTCATGGCAATGGATGCACTTCGCCGGCATGGAGTCGGCATTACAGGATTCATCGATAAAACAATTCGGTCTTCTCGTGACGATACGAACAAGATTTTAGCGCCTGAAGCTATTGGCTCACCCGCTGACGGCTTTGTTGTTGTCACGAGCATGTTTTTTGAGCATGAAATAGAAAGCACTCTGCTGGCCAAGGGATATAAGAACGAACGCGATTATGTGCTTTATTCCGATCTCAAACGCTGGAGTTTCGAAATCGATGTCTCCGGGGTTTGTCAGCTAAAGTGCCCAACCTGTCCAAATGGAAATTTTACAGGCCATAAACTTTCACAAACGATGATGAGTTTTGCACTGTATCGTCAAATTCTGGACAAGCTGATCACTGAAGTGGATTTTCTTCCTGATGTGCAGCTTTATTCATGGGGGGAGCCGCTACTCAATCCTTCTTTGCCGGATATCGTTGCCTATTCAGCTGATCAGGGAGTGGCCGTTGGAATTTCATCGAATCTGAACGACATCAGACATCTTGAACGCACCGTTCAGGCAAAGCCTGACTGGTTTCGAGTTTCTCTGTCCGGAACTGGCAATCAATACAGCCTGACCCACAGAGGAGGAAATTGGGATAAAGTTGCATCCAACATGGAGCAGCTCGCCAGACTGCGAGACTTGTACCATCCGGAAATGATCATCGAAGTCAATTATCATTTTTACCGAAACAACGAAAAAAATCTTGATGAGATTGCAGCGATTTGCGAAAGAAATGGATTTTTACTCAAACCCAATGCGGCCTACATTGATCCGCTTGACACACTCATTGACTATGCCGAGGGAAAGCCGCTCCCAGACAGCATGCTTGAAATTGCGCAGAGCCTCATACTGGATATCGACGCTGTAATTCAGGACTGCCGCCTGAGTCCCTCGGATAGTTGTGTGCGTGAAAATACGATCGTAATTCACAGTGACGGCACTATTCGCCAGTGTCCACATGTATTCGGAAATCAATATAAACTAGAAAAAAAAATCTTTGAATCATCTATTTTTGATATTGAACAAATTTTTTCGAAGCGCGACCTGTGCGCGCGATGCAAGTCTTTGGGTATGAATAATTTTTATACCCACTTTCTTTCCTGCACAAATCAGAAAACCCAAAGTTTTAGCTTAGCTTAA
- a CDS encoding glycosyltransferase family 4 protein, which translates to MNIRVLHLAPHYGGGVGTVVRALIAESRRLGGYTHRLACLEAASEATRAWAGRLGVGLADRLHWDDEALKQALSDTDLVHLHWWHHPLLNAMMHRWDLPPFRCVLWTHVNGHHPPQNFPPGLIDYPDLLVLATSWSLKAPVLAEAVTRGRDILVVRSSAGIPKMPPRVERGDGPVRVGYVGTVDPIKMHPDFIRLCLEADVPGRIVVAGGPCHEDLRAAAKAVGAEDRFEILGPIDDVPALMSRLDVLAYPLNSQHYGTGEQVLLEAVAAGVMPVVFGTENERETLDLLGCGLMADTEEQFVALLRQITTDTTILRREYRRCAALSDSELDLDKITTAWHRIYDQVFESPSKPHRICGIDHPNPHPHELLLASCQGTKLADFYSRLMKHATFDEEDWRDIPMGYLAKTRGSCFHYEKFYDDPALKQIAAAFKSRLAR; encoded by the coding sequence GTGAATATTCGGGTTCTGCATCTTGCGCCTCACTACGGCGGCGGTGTCGGCACCGTGGTTCGCGCTCTGATCGCTGAGAGCCGGCGTCTTGGTGGTTATACGCATCGTCTGGCTTGCCTCGAAGCCGCAAGTGAGGCCACGCGCGCTTGGGCCGGCCGGCTTGGGGTCGGGTTGGCGGATCGGCTGCATTGGGATGATGAAGCGCTCAAGCAGGCGTTGAGCGATACGGATCTGGTCCATCTGCATTGGTGGCATCATCCGTTGCTCAACGCCATGATGCATCGCTGGGATTTGCCGCCGTTTCGTTGTGTGCTCTGGACACATGTCAACGGACATCATCCGCCGCAGAATTTTCCGCCTGGACTGATCGATTATCCGGATCTGCTGGTTTTGGCGACGTCCTGGAGCCTGAAGGCACCGGTCTTGGCCGAGGCGGTGACCCGGGGGCGGGATATCCTGGTCGTGCGTAGCAGTGCGGGTATTCCGAAGATGCCTCCGCGTGTCGAGCGGGGTGATGGTCCGGTGCGGGTTGGCTATGTCGGCACGGTCGATCCGATCAAGATGCATCCGGATTTTATCCGGCTGTGTCTGGAGGCGGATGTTCCGGGGCGTATCGTTGTGGCGGGCGGTCCCTGTCATGAGGATTTGCGCGCTGCCGCCAAGGCCGTCGGAGCCGAGGATCGCTTCGAGATTCTAGGGCCGATCGACGATGTTCCGGCGTTGATGAGTCGTCTGGACGTCTTGGCCTATCCGCTCAATTCGCAGCATTACGGGACCGGGGAACAGGTTTTGCTCGAGGCAGTGGCGGCTGGAGTGATGCCTGTAGTGTTTGGCACGGAGAATGAGCGGGAGACACTGGATCTGTTGGGGTGCGGTCTGATGGCCGACACTGAAGAGCAGTTTGTCGCTTTGCTCCGTCAGATTACGACTGATACGACGATCTTGCGCCGCGAATACAGGCGTTGCGCAGCGCTATCAGATAGCGAATTGGACCTTGATAAAATCACGACAGCTTGGCATCGGATTTACGATCAGGTATTTGAATCTCCATCTAAACCGCACCGCATTTGCGGCATTGACCATCCCAACCCCCACCCGCATGAATTACTGCTTGCGTCCTGCCAAGGCACCAAGCTCGCTGATTTCTATTCGCGGCTCATGAAGCATGCCACCTTCGATGAAGAAGATTGGCGGGACATCCCCATGGGGTATCTTGCCAAGACACGCGGCTCCTGTTTCCATTACGAAAAATTTTACGATGATCCGGCGTTGAAGCAGATCGCAGCCGCATTCAAGTCGAGGCTCGCAAGGTAA
- a CDS encoding radical SAM protein, translated as MNILIDRIPTPSQLKTLIGDRAVHIWGARHDGYAAHHVLNRHGIDIQAFIDSSRALQGQRVFGKDIQLPDPFFANATPQTAFILIASGFHADAIADDCRRHGFQVGRDVLIQGDLRLFNYQIDIAGSCNLRCISCPRGNFDTHRPKGFMSADVYRALLDKILSDDPYTGIITLYNWGEPLLNRELPEILAITHAHGLLSALSSNLSFKLDFESVIAARPTWFRISVSGWEERYEITHTGGNWARLMENVRRLAEYRDRHHPEMLVEVFYHIYNDNRDDIRRWQALCDELGFMLRYRHAALAPLDNIEAILEGRAVNERVQRTMALQQLQVEEVMRLALAERHRPCYYERHLWINWNLEIAHCMEWYRPDLNLVPESFMDTTPEQLIAAREASEFCARCKERGIHRCFIVYSDERLIAERDSLPLAAGAD; from the coding sequence TTGAACATACTCATCGACCGGATTCCGACGCCCTCGCAACTCAAGACGCTGATCGGCGACCGTGCCGTTCACATCTGGGGCGCGCGGCACGATGGTTATGCGGCGCACCATGTCTTGAACCGTCATGGCATCGACATCCAGGCCTTCATCGATTCGAGCCGGGCGCTCCAGGGGCAGCGCGTCTTTGGTAAGGACATTCAGCTCCCTGACCCCTTCTTCGCCAACGCAACGCCGCAAACGGCCTTCATCCTGATCGCCTCGGGGTTCCATGCCGACGCCATCGCCGATGATTGCCGGCGCCACGGCTTCCAGGTCGGACGCGATGTCTTGATCCAGGGCGACTTGCGACTGTTCAACTACCAGATCGACATTGCCGGGAGCTGCAATCTGCGCTGCATCTCCTGTCCGCGCGGTAACTTCGACACCCATCGCCCCAAGGGCTTCATGTCGGCGGATGTCTATCGGGCCCTGCTCGACAAGATCCTGAGCGACGATCCCTACACCGGCATCATCACCCTCTACAATTGGGGCGAGCCGCTGCTCAATCGTGAACTGCCCGAGATCCTCGCCATCACCCACGCACATGGGCTGCTATCGGCGCTGTCGAGCAACCTGAGCTTCAAACTCGACTTCGAGTCCGTGATCGCCGCGCGCCCGACCTGGTTCCGCATCTCGGTGTCCGGCTGGGAAGAACGCTACGAGATCACGCACACCGGCGGCAACTGGGCGCGCCTGATGGAAAATGTGCGCCGTCTGGCCGAGTATCGAGATCGGCATCATCCCGAGATGCTGGTCGAGGTCTTCTACCACATCTATAACGACAACCGCGACGACATCCGCCGCTGGCAAGCATTGTGTGACGAGTTGGGATTCATGCTACGTTATCGTCATGCAGCACTGGCCCCATTGGACAACATCGAAGCCATCCTCGAAGGACGTGCCGTCAACGAGCGCGTTCAGCGCACCATGGCGCTGCAACAGCTCCAGGTCGAGGAGGTCATGCGGCTGGCGCTGGCCGAACGCCACCGGCCCTGCTACTACGAGCGTCATCTCTGGATCAATTGGAATCTGGAAATCGCGCACTGTATGGAATGGTATCGGCCCGATCTCAACCTCGTGCCCGAAAGCTTCATGGACACCACTCCGGAACAACTGATCGCCGCGCGTGAGGCCAGTGAATTCTGCGCGCGTTGCAAGGAGCGCGGCATCCATCGCTGTTTCATCGTTTACAGCGACGAGCGGCTGATCGCCGAGCGCGACAGTCTGCCGCTCGCGGCTGGAGCTGACTGA